Proteins encoded together in one Candidatus Deferrimicrobium sp. window:
- the rpsH gene encoding 30S ribosomal protein S8 — protein sequence MANNDHVSDLLTRLRNAQQARFEQMEIPSTNILQGITQILKEEGFIKGYRVVTEKNASRLRIALKSAPETGYAIKGIRRMSRPGRRLYVGKDEIPTVKNGFGIAIVSTSRGVMTGEKAKKLSIGGELLCEIW from the coding sequence ATGGCGAACAACGATCACGTGTCGGATCTGCTGACGCGGCTGCGGAATGCCCAACAGGCACGATTCGAACAGATGGAGATCCCCTCGACGAACATCCTTCAGGGAATCACGCAGATTCTCAAGGAGGAAGGGTTCATCAAGGGGTACCGCGTCGTTACGGAAAAGAACGCGAGCCGCCTCCGTATCGCCCTGAAGTCGGCACCGGAAACGGGATACGCCATCAAGGGGATACGCCGGATGAGCCGGCCGGGACGGCGCCTCTATGTCGGGAAGGACGAGATCCCGACGGTGAAGAACGGGTTCGGCATCGCCATCGTCTCCACGTCTCGCGGTGTCATGACGGGGGAGAAGGCGAAGAAGCTTTCGATCGGCGGCGAGCTGCTCTGCGAGATCTGGTAG
- a CDS encoding type Z 30S ribosomal protein S14 codes for MAKKSIIAKGKRTPKFVVRKYNRCPRCGRPRAFYRKFQLCRICLRQLALRGELPGVTKASW; via the coding sequence TTGGCCAAGAAATCGATCATCGCCAAGGGGAAACGGACGCCGAAATTCGTCGTCCGGAAATACAACCGGTGCCCGCGCTGCGGCCGGCCGCGCGCTTTCTACCGGAAGTTCCAGCTGTGCAGGATCTGTTTGAGGCAGCTCGCCCTTCGCGGGGAGCTTCCCGGCGTGACCAAGGCGAGCTGGTAG